The nucleotide sequence ATTTCGCGCTTTTTGAAATGATTATGAATAAAACAAGAAAAATCCCTTTCAAAAACGGAATTTTGCACATTTAAAATATTCTTTGGTTAGCATTTGCCTTCCTACTTTCCAAATAGTACCCAACAAGTGAGAAAAACGTTGCTTTGTATTCTATATAGTGTGGTTTTATCACTTCTACTCTCCTTTCAACCTAAGTGGGGCTTTTGGGCGCATCGGCATATCAATCGGCTGGCGGTATACCGGCTGCCGATTGATATGCAATACTTTTACAAAAAGCAGATTGATTTCATCACGGAAAATGCCGTAAATCCCGATCGGCGACGGTATGCGATCGTGGGGGAAGCCGAACGGCATTTCATCGATCTGGATGTATATGGAGATAGTGCCCTGGCCATATTACCCTTGTACTGGAATCAGGCCAAAGAAAAATTCGGAGAAGATAGCCTGCGCAGGCATGGCATCGTACCCTGGTATGTACAGACCGCCGTTTTTCAGCTGACTGAAGCCATGCGGGACAGAAGCCCCTCCCGCATCCTGCGTCTTTCGGCCGATTTGGGACATTACGTGGCCGATGCGAATGTACCCCTTCACACTACTCGAAACTACAATGGTCAATTGACCGGTCAGGAGGGTATTCATGCTTTTTGGGAGTCGCGCATACCCGAACGTTATGCCGAAGGGTACGAGATGTGGCTGGGGAGCGCTGAATACGTAGAGAGCCCCGCCCAAGCCGTATGGGGTGCTGTCGCAAAAGCCCATGCCGCTTGTGATTCGGTACTACGGATCGAAAAAGAGTTGAGTGAGGAATTTAAACCGGACCGTAAGTACACTTTTGTAGAACGCAACCGAGTGCTGGTACGTACCTACTCCGATGAATTTACCGCCCGGTATGCTACCCGGCTCGACGGGCAAGTAGAGCGTCAGATGCGTTCCTCGGTGCAGTTGGTGAGTGACTTATGGTACACCTGCTGGGTAAATGCCGGACAGCCTGACCTGAAGGCGCTGGCCGGTTTTAAGTTTGATGAAGTCGAGAAAGCAAAAGAAGCCGCCGACCAGCGATCCTGGTTGCAGCGGCTTCTTCGTATTCGACCGGAGGCCGATGACGCCCCTATGGAAAATTAATCTAGCTAATAACCAGGTTTCGCATATAGTCCGCATCGTGGCTCAGGCTGGCCATAACAGATTCAGGGTACTCCTCCTGCTCTACAATAAAGTGCTTGACTCCCGTATCTTCAGCTACCCCCAAAACTTTCGGATAGTCGATAATCCCTTTGCCCAAGTCGGTAGAATGAGGCTTAGGTTCGCGCACCAAATCCTTGACGTGGCATAACTCATAGCGCCCCTGGTACTTACGCAGATGATCGGCAATATCTTTATTAGCCGCCGCGATCCAGCACATATCCAATTCGTACATGACCAGCGAGGGGTCAGTATTGTCCAGCAAAATTTCTTGTGGGATTTGCCCATCGAGTTCCTTGAAGGAATAATCGTGGTTATGGTATCCGAATTTTATGCCCGCTTTGTTACAAATCTCCCCACGCTTATTAAACTCCTCCGCCCGCTTTTTCCATTCATCAACCG is from Salmonirosea aquatica and encodes:
- a CDS encoding zinc dependent phospholipase C family protein encodes the protein MQYFYKKQIDFITENAVNPDRRRYAIVGEAERHFIDLDVYGDSALAILPLYWNQAKEKFGEDSLRRHGIVPWYVQTAVFQLTEAMRDRSPSRILRLSADLGHYVADANVPLHTTRNYNGQLTGQEGIHAFWESRIPERYAEGYEMWLGSAEYVESPAQAVWGAVAKAHAACDSVLRIEKELSEEFKPDRKYTFVERNRVLVRTYSDEFTARYATRLDGQVERQMRSSVQLVSDLWYTCWVNAGQPDLKALAGFKFDEVEKAKEAADQRSWLQRLLRIRPEADDAPMEN
- a CDS encoding sugar phosphate isomerase/epimerase family protein, whose amino-acid sequence is MHYNRRLFLKSAGFATLGAAALPLISCSTNTSSDSAADSTAVAGSGSERKISTFGVQLYSARDIIGKDPKGVLKQIADLGYQEIEGYQGDQGVFWSMTPKDFKAYVDGLGMKMVSTHADTSKDLEKLAGECAEAGLSYVLQPYIGPQSSVDEWKKRAEEFNKRGEICNKAGIKFGYHNHDYSFKELDGQIPQEILLDNTDPSLVMYELDMCWIAAANKDIADHLRKYQGRYELCHVKDLVREPKPHSTDLGKGIIDYPKVLGVAEDTGVKHFIVEQEEYPESVMASLSHDADYMRNLVIS